GATCATGAACTAATGTCCAATTAAAATCCAAGATAAACTGAAACATAATGCTGATGTTTCTTCATCCTGCGGcagcttctttttctctgtgtaattGTGGTTGATGGGACATGAAGTTAAAACTGCTCTGGACGTTACTTAATGAAGTCCTCCATCACACAGTTATTAACACAGACTTTAAAACGTCTGGTGAGGTGGATTTCAGATTTATATTCCACCTCAGCACgggcctctccctctctgagtgTGTAAAGGAAATATTTATACAGTTACTCAGAACTGTGGATTTGTAATTATCCTCAGAGGAACAGGGAAATCTAACCAAGCATGACCGGAGCGCTTACCTCTGGGATGAGTCACTTTTCTCTTGACAACACTGCCCCCTAGTGGTCATCAGAGCGCACAGCACAGCTCCGTTTGTGGCGCTCTCAGATTACATCTTTGTGTGGCTGCAGATTTTCAGAACATAGTGACAGTGAGCCGCTGCGATTTCCCAGAGTCAGGGTGTGTGATTCATCCAAACTGTTTAATGTGACCATCAGACCAAAACCCCACAGATTCATTCATCTATCATATATGACAGAGGTGTCACATGCTCATGTTTTGAGAACCTGGAACCAGAACGCGTCTGACAGCCttgcttgaaaatgactgaaaatagtTCATTTAGTCTAAATACAACTTCATGTGTTTGCAGAAGACCAGGCCAGGGAGGTTTATACTGCCAACCTATTCTGCACATGTACAAATTATTATACTCATGCCTATGGTCATCATTGTAGACCTTAATCATTGTGCGGTTGGTGAAAGCCATGGTGAACCCACTCGACTGTGTGGTCGCCTGGCGTCCCGCCCCACTCTCCTGTTAGCTGTGTTACATCTGTTTTTATAGTTTGACACGTCACAGTAGGataaacacaggtgtaaataacaAAGTTAAACATGGCTGTATTCCGTTTAGCTGCTTGACTTTCAGAGTCCTGGATGTAGTGcgcatgctggctcactgggACGCTTGAACAGAAATTAGCTActgagaaaatatgttgttcTGCATAAAAACAGGCTGTTATTAGTTCATGGAGTCTGGTAACATCATGTCATTCCCCGCGCAGCTCCACCCAACGTCAGCCCGACACCCTGAGGTCCAGGTTGATTGAAGAGACCTGCGTGGGTGTACAGCGCTCTGGTAGTTGTTTCCATGGATAATttaagggagagagagacctgaATGGACACGCACACATCACCGCACCAACCCTAGTGTGAAAGGCGTTTGTTGGGAAAAGAATTGAGAAAACACCACGGCTCAAAGATGGAGACGGAGGAGGGAAATCCTGccatatttaaaatgttgaatggCGGCGTTTCCTCTGACAAACACACGAGCTTCAGGAAGCAGCTAATTTATTTCACTACTCTCTGGATACTTTGCACAGTTCATGTTCACGCATTGACATTTATTACACATTCAGGCAGGGTGTGGGGTCAGTGTCACCTGATCAGCCCCCCCGGGACCTGCGCCTTACGTTACACACtcgctgctgattggctgtccCCACTTAGCGTCTCCTCAGCCAATCAGGGCCCTGATTACAATCACACTCATCAGATTCCAGCCCGTCACAGGGCCACAGAGATTAATAAAGGCAATGCACTGTATCTTTAAACTAGGCTTTCCTCTGaaacattatataatatttaaaaaagaacattGACAATATTCAATTAATAAGCGATGCGATCAGGATGCCACGGAGGAGAAATTCATCGTACCAGCCGGCACCCTGGGAGGGGCTCTCCACTACATGAGCTGGCGTCATTCACTGAGCGTTGCATCTTTAGTATCAActgtcccccccaccccacccccccacgcTACCCTGCGCTGCTTACAGTAGTTCCCAAGCCACGTGATCTATGCAAAATAAAGGGCTCTTGCATTACAATTTCTGATTGGgtcattctttttttctaacaaaatatgaaaatctatagaaaaaaatcttcatCATTCAATAAAAGGTACAGatatcaaaaaaagaaaaatgttggcGCTCCGTCATCTTTCAGTTTGGAGGCCAGATTCCAGCTTGAGGAAATTGCACTTGAGCAGCTGAATGGGTCAGCGAGGGCGTCGCCGCGCCGGCAGCAGGGCAGAGGTTCATTTCTTTCGGGCGTGCTTGTATTTGTCCACGTAGGCCTTCACCAGGTTGGCCACCTTACTGGAGTTCACCTCACCACTCTTACTGTGACACacctgagggaaaaaaaaaaacacagtacagGTCAAACAAACATtggtgtgtttaagtgtgtttaATCAACATAAGAAAACTGCAGCTAATCTTTTCTTGTTGCTGCGTGTGTGTTGAGATTAAAAAGTCTTGCAACGTGCAGTGTACTGTAAGAACCCAGATGGTTCACGTGGACCTGAGGAGCCGAGTGATTAAAGTGCTGCTTCTCTGGTaggacttcacacagaaatgacCAAGGATGGTTTTTTAGAAGCTCATCCTACACTGTGTATAAGTGAGACGTGTTTACCTTCTCCACTGCTTTGCGGACGATCTCCTTGTACTCCTCCTTGGTGATTTCCTTCTTTTGGTAAAAAGGTTTGATGGCTGTCTTCACTTCATTTATAGCTTTCTCTTGGATTTGTTGTTTCTAGAGCAGGAAGATTCAGAGTCAGAcggactgaaaataaaacactctATTGTAAGAAGGTGACAGGAGAACTGTGGCCGCAAgttaccttttcttttttggagcTGTCGGCTTGAGCCTTGTTATGACCAGGCTGAGTTGTAGAGGACGGCAGCACCTGGCTGGGTGCTGGCTGTCCCTGTGTCGCTATGGCAACACCAGCTTTGGTAGGGGTGGGAAGCAGGGCGGGTTTCCCATAACCCGCTATGGTACTCGCCATCTAGGGCAAACCAGAAAATGAGAATAAGTGTGTGCTTAAGAACAGAAAGAACTTTACCTTCTTATTTTAACTTAAGctattttaatttaacagaCATGCAGGATGTAGAACTTAATCCCAACACACCATCAGCAGTAGTCCTGTCTACGTCCTAGTTTACAGTACCTGAGTCATGTGGCCATCAGGCTGAGCTGCCGCTGTCTGGCTGCCTTGCTGCATGGGGGGAGGCggcgggggaggaggggggaggccCTGAGCGCCGACAGCGGGCACCTGAAGCAGTGGCACAGCAGGGTGGAGGTGCACGGGGACCTGAGGGGGCATCGCGTATGGCGCTGCGGGCTGCAAGCTGACGGGCAGGGCTCCTCGCGGGCCCTGCATGGGGTAGTGATGGTGAAGAACATtcagctgaggatgaggaggaatcACGTTCATCACCGGCACCGGAGCGTTACCGGGGACCGCCTGGGGAGGGGGCTCACTTTTAGTGGGATCTGAAgagtaaaagaaacaaaataaaggaACCGTCAGAAAGAACTTTTGAACCTGTATGAAAACTAAAACAGTCAAATTTACCATTTGATTTCgactactgtatatttatacagatgttcaatcaacagaaaatgtggCAGGAAATGCTCCGTTAATGGTAGAATCAAACCAGTAGCCTCTCATCAAAAACAGTTAAACAACTGAGACTTTCAAAGGAATAAATTAATAACTTCAAAGAAATCACAATTTAATCTAAAATTGAAAAGTGCAGGTGCCTGGAGGTAAATTTTGGTTGGTTTTCGAGCCTGTTCACAGTTGTGCTACAGCTACTGAAATTATCTTCTTCTCCTGGCATCAAAGAGAACATTAACCCCAAACACCACCCCTACTGCTCCTATGTTAACGTCTCCATGTTCTCAAGCAGAACCTCCAGTGTTTCTGTGGAGTGATAACTAAACAGGAAGTCCTGGTTTTCAGTTGTGGAGAGACTGACGAGGACTGACCTGCTGCTgtcggctgctgctgctgctcctcctcttgtCGGTTCCAGcctcctggtcctcctctctccctcttggaGTAATAGTCCTGAACGTCAGCGGGGAGCGTCCTCCTGACAGCCCAGCTTGATGCTGATGACCATCCTGACCGGTCCAGCATAGAGTCACTGGGCTCGGACTCTTTCCTCCGGCCGCCGCCCCGGTTCTCATTGAAGCGACTGTACGCGTCATTCCCTGAATTGTTGCCTGTACCTGAGAAGTTGTTTCTGGGCTGCCAGCGGTTGTCGGACGTTTCCTCCTGTTGATTGTAAAAGCCGCGGTTGCCGCCGCCGCTGCCCCGCCCTGCACCCCGGCCACGTTCAAACCCTCCCCGGCCCCCCCGGCCGCGTGTCTCTCCCCTGTTACTGCTACTGTTGCGGTTGTCTTCCCAGCGTGACCCGCCACTGAAGCCAGAGTCCCGGTTCCTGCTCTCGGCTTCACCACGAGTCTTTTCTGTAACCCAGTCAGGATTTTCTGACCAGCCCTGGCGATCAGGGGAACCTTCTGTGGGCACGCCGTTTTCAAAGCGGCTAGTGCCTCCATGATACCTCCGTCCCTCACCACCAGAGCCGCTACCCTGCCCCGACCTCCACCCACCCCTGCGCTCCTTCCTTTGCGGAGACTGCTCTCTGGATGCCGGCCCCCAATCGGGGCTGGGCCCCCGTCTGTAGGACCTTGTTCTGGATCGAGACCTGGACCGAGAGCGGGACCTAGATCTGGAGCGACTCCTCGAtcgccttctcctcctctcacgACTACGGTCCCTCCTAGAAtagtctctctcactgtcccggtccctgtctctttctctgctgcgAGCCCGGGAGGAGTGGCTGGAGGGCGGGCTGCCGTCACGTTCCCTGGACCGTGAGCGCGAGCGCCTGGATGGTTCCCGCTTGGATTCCCTCTTTGGTGACCAGGTGGAAGATGGCGAGTGGAAGCGAGAGCGCCGCTGCCTGCTGTTCTTCCTCTCTTggcttttctccctctcccgTTGGTCCTTGCAGCTCTCGTCCTTGGCGACCTGGCTTTCAGAAGAAGAGGGTCCCGCAGCAGCCGGGTCAGCACTCTCCTTTGGTGGCTCCGAAATGGGATTGTTCCCATGCTCACTCATGGGCGAACTGCAGTCCATGGGGACGACATTATTGTCATCCTTGGATGGACTGTCAGCCTTGGTTCCTTCCCCAGAACTGTCCACCACTGAAGCTTCTTCTGACCCAATTGTTTTCGTCTCAGTGTCCTCAGAAGCTTTTGTCTCGGGCTCGGCCACGTTTTCCTCTgactctgcagcagagggagaacCAGGAAGTGTCAAGCTCTCATATGACTCTGCCTTCATTTCCTTTGGAGATTCTTCTTCACTGTCGGCTTCTTTTGACTCGCTGCAAATCTCCATTTCATCATCCTGCTCAGTTTGCTCATCACAGTGTGGAGACATCAGGTCTTCCAGAAGAGCATTCTGGGAGTCGGAGGGTGATGGAGAAGACCTTTTCTCAGAGTCCTCGTCTCCACAGGACACAGGGCTGGCTGGCTCTTCTTCCTCTATTTTGCTCTCGTCACCCTCAGAGCATGAACCAGGGCTGTTAGGAGCCACGTCTGAGGGACAAGACAGGTCCTCATCTCCCTCATCCGGCTTCTCTTCTTGTTCATGTTCATTAGCTTGTTCCTGAGTCTCATCACTGTCCTGTTCCACATCTTTACTCTCTGATTCTGCACCCTCTTGCTCATCGGCAGAGTTGAACccgtcctggtcctggtctgcATTGAGGCTCCCTTCAACATCAGACTGCTGTTGCTCTGAGTTGTTTGCATCctgttctttgtctgttttgtcttcttcctcctcctcctcctcctcctccttctccctgtcGTCACCTCCgtcaccctcttcctcctcctcacttgCTCCCGGGCTGCTAACGAATTCAGGAGAgcgtttttttcttgttgtggCTTTCCGCTTGCCGCTAGCCTTTCGGTTTGTTACCTGCTTGCCCTTCCTCTTGGCTGGTGCCTGAGAAGTCTTGACCGGTTTGGCGGACTGGTTGGTAGACGAGTCGGAGTCTGATGAACTGGACTGAGGCAGTGATGAGGGGTCAGACGCGGGAGTCTCTTCCTGGGTTTTACTGTTGCGTCCAGATCGCCTGGTTGGTAGAGACTCAGCCTCTTTGGTGGGAGCTTTGGAGGTCGAGGCTCggctgtttctcttctctcctcctttggGACATGTGATTGCGCAGACAACCCCCTCGAACACTGTCGGAGAAAGAACCCAACATATTTACTAACAGAATCAGGGATTTGACATCTAGATTGGCAAAATCTATGAACACAGATTTGCTAAACTACAACCCTTACTCTCTTTTTCATTGGCAAAAAGTAGCTGTGAACAAACATTCAGCTAGCAGCTTCTTATTCTTAGCCGGTGCTGACTGGAGCTTTCACAGATTAAAATGGAGAATTCACTGCCAGCAGGAGGTCATATCAGTTTACGCTAATTAAACGGTAATGTAGCTTGATGCTGTCTGTACTCGCCCAAAGATCATTTGTGAAGGAAAGACACTTCACTCTGTGGCACCATCTCTCAATTCTGAGTGGACTCCCTTTTTGTAGTTCCAACAACTTCAACAGAGTGATGCGTCTTCTCTCCAGCTGAGCGTTTCACGTCAGTTTCAGGCGGATAAAGCTCCCACTTAAactttcattcatgtcataCCAATATTATATGTTGACCAATCTAATGCTTTGAACCAAGACCTCCAGTACTTGAATGAACTAGCTCATGACATCATGATGCTGCTAATGATACTTCATTGGCGGATCAGGATCGgtccacacacactgattgcAACATCCCTAATGTTAATATTACACACTGTAGCATTGCAGTTTGTTGCTTTATAATATATgaacatgtgaaaacataaacaggACACTGTATTCACATATTTGTTTCTAGTCTATTTAGACTATTTAAATCACTGATAAacttcctgcttcctctttCATGACATTACttctcaaaacaaaaatctctaccatttgcacagtgtgtgtgaaagccCTTTAGAAATTTAAATGTGAAGAACACATCAAAGAACCCAACTATCAGATCTTTCAAATGATACCTCATGAagaaattttactttttatttgtacaaagtTATATGTTATAACAAGCTTACGTTCCATCAGCCATCACACAAAAGGATATCCACAACGATGTGTCAGACGTGACTCACCAAAATGTCCGGAGCCAAACAGGGAGCTGGAGGTAAAGGGAGATGAGCAGATACCGAATGGAAACGAACTGTGGTTCCAACTGGCGGGATGGAAACTCTGCCTGTGTAACAGACGGTGAGAGAATCAGTGACTGAACTAGTAACAAAAACTTTCTCCTGATTTTGCTTGTTAGTTTCCCATTATTGTATCATCATCACTTTACAGTTTCAGTTACAACTTAACTGGCCACATACTGTGTATCCAAAGTTCTGTTTGTATGGATGCTGATTACCGTGCATGAACCAGGCTGAAAACTGGACAATTGACCCAAACATGCAAGTAGGAGACTTAAATCACAATAATGAGGAAAATGTCCCTCACAAAACGGTGCCATCACCAGTCTGCTTAAGAATGAA
The sequence above is drawn from the Seriola aureovittata isolate HTS-2021-v1 ecotype China chromosome 22, ASM2101889v1, whole genome shotgun sequence genome and encodes:
- the scaf11 gene encoding protein SCAF11 yields the protein MTGAGSGGQGPPDGTDAEEAERCPICLGVLAGGELAMPDSCCHVFCLRCLLTWAELQMAPSCPVDRRPFTNVYRWDGNLSCVQVPVKKRATQPEAESCCCRNTGQKICLKNKPTRRLRRQKVERTADAKTKGLVRKCNDEDPSSLSRKKVRGTECCTWSLSPCVSLTTTSTQDIAEPVWVTEDIPYDDGFKQCKPKAQDCPWLSPAAPIPANGTSRQSFHPASWNHSSFPFGICSSPFTSSSLFGSGHFVFEGVVCAITCPKGGEKRNSRASTSKAPTKEAESLPTRRSGRNSKTQEETPASDPSSLPQSSSSDSDSSTNQSAKPVKTSQAPAKRKGKQVTNRKASGKRKATTRKKRSPEFVSSPGASEEEEEGDGGDDREKEEEEEEEEEDKTDKEQDANNSEQQQSDVEGSLNADQDQDGFNSADEQEGAESESKDVEQDSDETQEQANEHEQEEKPDEGDEDLSCPSDVAPNSPGSCSEGDESKIEEEEPASPVSCGDEDSEKRSSPSPSDSQNALLEDLMSPHCDEQTEQDDEMEICSESKEADSEEESPKEMKAESYESLTLPGSPSAAESEENVAEPETKASEDTETKTIGSEEASVVDSSGEGTKADSPSKDDNNVVPMDCSSPMSEHGNNPISEPPKESADPAAAGPSSSESQVAKDESCKDQREREKSQERKNSRQRRSRFHSPSSTWSPKRESKREPSRRSRSRSRERDGSPPSSHSSRARSRERDRDRDSERDYSRRDRSRERRRRRSRSRSRSRSRSRSRSRSRTRSYRRGPSPDWGPASREQSPQRKERRGGWRSGQGSGSGGEGRRYHGGTSRFENGVPTEGSPDRQGWSENPDWVTEKTRGEAESRNRDSGFSGGSRWEDNRNSSSNRGETRGRGGRGGFERGRGAGRGSGGGNRGFYNQQEETSDNRWQPRNNFSGTGNNSGNDAYSRFNENRGGGRRKESEPSDSMLDRSGWSSASSWAVRRTLPADVQDYYSKRERGGPGGWNRQEEEQQQQPTAADPTKSEPPPQAVPGNAPVPVMNVIPPHPQLNVLHHHYPMQGPRGALPVSLQPAAPYAMPPQVPVHLHPAVPLLQVPAVGAQGLPPPPPPPPPMQQGSQTAAAQPDGHMTQMASTIAGYGKPALLPTPTKAGVAIATQGQPAPSQVLPSSTTQPGHNKAQADSSKKEKKQQIQEKAINEVKTAIKPFYQKKEITKEEYKEIVRKAVEKVCHSKSGEVNSSKVANLVKAYVDKYKHARKK